The Terriglobia bacterium genome has a window encoding:
- a CDS encoding prepilin-type N-terminal cleavage/methylation domain-containing protein, translating to MKNRSYGFSLIELLIALLVVLCIGMMTFQLFRENARVIRDQTLVMEMQQSARIVMSQISDEIRMAGQGVPIYASTFDPEPAESTAVFLGTSTVDRIDFRAGLSNVETVVTTLAPIDLSIGSPRTLGVADSTGLSAGKFVYFWGPAGNGWTWVRAQLTAVTSTAVSFVPQQTGTAGISIHFSSAPTVYLEEAVSIFLNAGSVRHAAASSFTNPASPSWGPANEIGANLTSLTFAYYDVHGNAVTPSSLASRNAIARVDVRLTVQTAAALSNGVLPVYSLALRTVPRNVRIRTPE from the coding sequence ATGAAAAACCGGAGTTATGGATTTTCACTGATCGAACTATTGATTGCACTCCTGGTGGTGCTCTGCATCGGGATGATGACGTTTCAGCTGTTCCGTGAAAACGCGCGCGTCATCCGGGACCAGACACTGGTGATGGAAATGCAGCAAAGTGCGCGCATTGTGATGTCACAGATATCCGATGAAATACGGATGGCGGGCCAGGGCGTTCCGATATATGCCAGCACCTTCGACCCGGAGCCGGCCGAATCGACCGCGGTTTTCCTCGGGACATCGACAGTCGACCGCATCGATTTCCGCGCGGGCTTGTCCAATGTGGAAACCGTGGTCACAACGCTTGCCCCGATCGATCTGTCCATCGGTTCCCCAAGAACGCTCGGCGTAGCGGATTCGACAGGGCTGTCGGCCGGGAAGTTCGTTTACTTCTGGGGCCCGGCCGGCAACGGCTGGACCTGGGTTCGGGCGCAACTCACGGCTGTTACATCGACTGCGGTCAGTTTTGTTCCCCAACAGACCGGAACCGCAGGCATCAGCATTCATTTCAGCTCGGCTCCGACCGTCTATCTTGAAGAAGCCGTTTCGATTTTCCTGAATGCCGGCAGTGTCCGGCACGCCGCCGCCAGCAGCTTCACAAATCCTGCTTCGCCCAGCTGGGGCCCAGCCAACGAGATCGGAGCCAATTTGACGTCTTTGACCTTTGCTTACTATGACGTCCATGGCAACGCGGTAACGCCGTCATCGCTCGCCAGCCGGAACGCCATCGCGCGGGTCGACGTCCGCCTGACCGTTCAGACAGCGGCTGCTCTGTCGAACGGCGTTTTGCCCGTATACTCCCTTGCATTGCGGACGGTTCCCAGAAATGTGAGAATACGCACGCCAGAATAG
- a CDS encoding prepilin-type N-terminal cleavage/methylation domain-containing protein, which yields MAQDRGFTLIEALITAAIVACGLVAIASIFSFAIRANISNRQMAVATALAYDKMEELKWATSPSGGTDQVALDDKYLRVWQITPGDPRILTVTVYAASNPLTHRQRELIQATTLLTPSF from the coding sequence GTGGCGCAAGATCGCGGATTCACATTAATCGAAGCTCTGATTACCGCCGCCATTGTCGCCTGCGGGCTGGTCGCCATTGCGTCCATCTTCTCGTTTGCGATTCGCGCCAATATCAGCAACCGGCAGATGGCGGTTGCCACGGCTCTCGCGTACGACAAAATGGAAGAACTGAAGTGGGCCACGTCTCCTTCTGGCGGAACGGATCAGGTCGCGCTCGATGACAAATACCTCCGGGTCTGGCAGATCACGCCCGGCGATCCCCGGATTTTGACCGTCACCGTTTACGCCGCAAGCAATCCGCTGACGCACCGCCAGAGGGAACTGATCCAGGCCACCACGCTGCTCACCCCATCATTCTGA